From the genome of Pyrobaculum sp. 3827-6, one region includes:
- a CDS encoding CAP domain-containing protein produces the protein MGQFDGCFTRAFAELDSVVAKIHALEDWQLVSRVASVVWTFIEEGREGGCDGASAARHYVAEALKKAGVDLFKPYRAYLHGTREEVVEILRDIFPHLIELRRPVSVEEAKRGTYGEPNVRQAAVKRPAAADAESCFVRAIMELREVMAKAHLLDDWQLVSRIAHVVYTFIEEGKERGCDGASAAFTYITEALERAGIDRFKTYRAYLHGTRDDVLQVLRQIFPNLVRIRRPVAAEAVSRKEPRRAPPMTKTVRHASALAAAFIVLAFLALVIIFTGGLPLRLLTSGVGASAPEATVAATTPTQTGGHSAATATQQASGAGLFDDVYGFIRGAVEALNRERASVGIPPAAPLYTLKVPGFRAGYMAEKNYLSHYDREGRHPVYYYTRLDGGLYAVEENIYACYGCRSLNAEEGERMIRSMIYDDADSQWGHRDSLLDPCNNYVAVAVARNGSNVYAVVYMISWWASWIEGPVYADGVFRVKGYVKLPPPDALSDGRQLYPVFIYCDKPNPANYNKRSYSVGKICAGVLPPNAGAYYPDVQTIYADTYTVVKTSNGWLVDLKFKYRPPPGYIATVVIFAAPTGVKWSPMAPGGENRLKHCEVLNYAIEG, from the coding sequence GTGGGTCAGTTCGACGGCTGTTTTACAAGGGCGTTTGCAGAGCTAGACAGCGTAGTTGCTAAGATACACGCTTTGGAGGATTGGCAGTTGGTTAGCAGAGTGGCGTCGGTTGTCTGGACATTTATTGAGGAGGGGAGGGAGGGGGGTTGCGACGGGGCCTCCGCGGCCAGGCACTATGTGGCGGAGGCGCTGAAAAAAGCCGGCGTAGATCTTTTCAAGCCGTACCGGGCGTATCTTCACGGGACGAGGGAGGAGGTTGTAGAAATTCTCCGCGACATATTTCCCCACCTGATAGAGCTGAGGAGGCCCGTCTCTGTAGAAGAGGCGAAGAGGGGGACGTACGGCGAGCCGAACGTCCGGCAGGCCGCCGTCAAGAGGCCAGCGGCGGCCGACGCGGAGAGTTGCTTCGTCAGGGCTATTATGGAGCTTAGAGAGGTCATGGCCAAGGCGCATCTGCTAGACGACTGGCAGTTGGTCAGCAGAATTGCCCACGTCGTCTACACATTTATTGAAGAGGGGAAGGAAAGGGGGTGCGACGGGGCGTCAGCCGCCTTTACTTACATAACAGAGGCCCTGGAGAGGGCGGGCATAGACAGGTTCAAGACCTACCGCGCATACCTCCACGGCACCAGAGACGACGTGTTGCAGGTGTTGCGCCAAATTTTCCCCAACTTGGTCAGGATTAGGCGGCCAGTTGCGGCCGAGGCCGTCAGCCGGAAAGAGCCGCGGAGAGCTCCGCCGATGACAAAAACCGTGCGGCACGCCAGCGCCTTAGCCGCCGCTTTTATAGTTTTAGCGTTTTTAGCGCTGGTCATCATCTTCACCGGCGGCCTCCCTCTGAGGCTCCTCACAAGCGGTGTCGGCGCTTCTGCTCCAGAGGCAACTGTCGCCGCGACAACGCCCACCCAAACCGGCGGACACTCCGCCGCAACAGCAACTCAACAAGCCAGTGGGGCGGGGCTCTTCGACGACGTGTATGGGTTCATAAGAGGCGCAGTGGAGGCGCTTAACAGAGAGCGGGCGTCAGTGGGTATACCGCCGGCCGCGCCTCTATATACTCTGAAGGTGCCCGGCTTCAGGGCTGGGTACATGGCGGAGAAAAACTACCTATCTCACTACGACCGCGAGGGGCGGCACCCCGTGTACTACTACACTAGGCTCGACGGCGGCCTCTACGCCGTTGAGGAGAACATCTATGCGTGCTACGGGTGCAGGAGCCTAAATGCCGAGGAGGGCGAGCGCATGATAAGGTCCATGATCTACGACGACGCCGACTCCCAGTGGGGCCACAGAGACTCCCTCCTTGACCCGTGCAATAACTACGTGGCGGTGGCAGTGGCGAGAAACGGCTCTAACGTATACGCAGTTGTGTACATGATCTCATGGTGGGCGTCCTGGATAGAGGGGCCTGTCTACGCTGATGGCGTGTTCCGCGTCAAGGGATACGTCAAGCTCCCCCCGCCGGACGCGCTGTCCGACGGCAGACAGCTCTACCCAGTCTTTATCTACTGTGACAAGCCAAACCCGGCAAACTACAACAAGCGGTCCTACAGCGTGGGGAAGATCTGCGCAGGCGTGCTTCCGCCGAACGCAGGGGCATACTACCCAGACGTGCAGACGATCTACGCAGACACGTACACCGTAGTGAAGACCAGCAACGGCTGGCTCGTCGACCTCAAATTCAAGTACAGACCGCCCCCTGGCTATATAGCCACGGTGGTCATATTCGCCGCCCCCACCGGCGTTAAGTGGAGCCCGATGGCGCCCGGGGGAGAAAACAGACTGAAGCACTGTGAAGTGCTGAACTACGCCATAGAGGGATAA
- a CDS encoding dual specificity protein phosphatase family protein, whose product MAKIECPYWVTPKLAGSCMPRREDLDKWGELGIRTVISLAEAWEIEYYGRWGLAELRRALAERGMEWIHWPTPDGYPPRRLDELVETIKKEAARGAVVVHCVGGMGRTPTTLAAYLIVTKCIKADDAIREVEKVNPAVSLTDEQYYALLEIEAAHRDHCGGGQTPRT is encoded by the coding sequence GTGGCGAAGATAGAGTGCCCCTACTGGGTCACCCCCAAGCTGGCGGGGTCGTGCATGCCTAGAAGAGAAGACTTAGATAAGTGGGGGGAGCTGGGGATAAGGACGGTGATCTCGCTGGCCGAGGCCTGGGAAATCGAGTACTACGGCCGCTGGGGGCTGGCGGAGCTCCGCAGGGCCCTGGCCGAGAGGGGCATGGAGTGGATCCACTGGCCAACCCCCGACGGGTACCCGCCCCGGAGACTCGACGAGCTGGTAGAGACAATCAAAAAGGAGGCCGCCAGAGGCGCAGTCGTGGTCCACTGCGTGGGGGGCATGGGGAGGACCCCCACAACACTCGCGGCCTACCTAATAGTCACGAAATGCATAAAGGCAGACGACGCAATAAGAGAGGTAGAGAAGGTAAACCCAGCCGTCTCCCTCACCGACGAGCAGTACTACGCCCTGCTCGAAATCGAAGCCGCACATAGAGACCACTGCGGAGGAGGCCAAACCCCCCGCACGTGA